One stretch of Nitratiruptor tergarcus DSM 16512 DNA includes these proteins:
- a CDS encoding LPS-assembly protein LptD — translation MSPKYFSLFCLCVALLAKEVPVRIYSYEVEAQQNQVVAKKRVVVEYKSYHIEADRAEYDKKLQIVKFYGDITILDDAKYSAVSDFAILDLIHDKVLIKPFFFDEFGSNTWIGGTSAKANPQKIELKNAFLSSCDVRCSDWKLGFAKGVLDRKKHWIDLYHIQFFAKDIPLLYVPYIGFSTLKQRHTGLLRPNLGISQDEGFIYLQPFYIAEQNWWDLEITPQIRTKRGQGVYSTFRFVDSPDSFGKITTGVFYEKESYQQREKIKNRKHYGLDIFYQHENIFTPKENIYKNDGLYSDIHSYNDVDYYNLQKHKEIEGVESQITSRLNYVFSFNKHYFGMYMKYFKDNRKTHNANTLQLVPSLQYHKYRTQFFNRHFSYDVDIKLNHFYREEGLNALEYRLNIPVRFTTTFFDDFLGFSISENLFANYADYNFVNKHLNKKWKNNYIYRNQHQISFYSDLFKNYKDFFHILHLDTTFYIPSFEKIRGDQAPFINIGNNAKKVVLSLSEYFYDKTGEEMLYHRLVQPINYDEQDKLDDLENEIGVKFDNGLAFNTDIFYSHNRSILSEAVTTASYKDDLQELFLSHFYKNRVKGERDSHFIRFIGSRNLSKKYKLFATIDYDLKDGTSRNWSIGWGMRKKCWSYEISYKEEVLPTLTREGSRSYENNTIYFRLEFYPLGGFSKSIIDTVSERAL, via the coding sequence ATGAGTCCTAAATATTTCTCTCTCTTTTGTCTCTGTGTGGCACTTCTTGCAAAAGAGGTGCCTGTTAGAATCTACAGTTATGAAGTAGAAGCACAGCAAAATCAAGTAGTAGCAAAAAAACGTGTGGTAGTGGAATATAAGAGCTATCACATAGAAGCAGATAGAGCCGAGTACGATAAAAAACTTCAAATTGTTAAATTTTATGGCGACATCACTATACTTGATGATGCAAAATATAGTGCAGTAAGTGACTTTGCTATTCTTGATCTTATTCATGATAAAGTTTTGATAAAACCCTTTTTTTTTGATGAGTTTGGATCTAATACATGGATTGGTGGAACGAGCGCAAAGGCAAACCCTCAAAAGATTGAATTAAAAAATGCTTTTCTCTCTAGTTGTGATGTACGATGCAGTGACTGGAAACTGGGATTTGCTAAAGGAGTACTTGATCGCAAAAAGCATTGGATAGATCTCTATCATATACAATTTTTTGCTAAAGATATCCCTCTTTTATATGTTCCTTATATCGGATTTTCTACCCTCAAGCAGCGCCATACCGGGCTTTTGCGTCCAAATCTCGGGATTTCTCAAGATGAAGGCTTTATATATCTACAGCCATTTTATATTGCTGAGCAAAACTGGTGGGATTTGGAAATTACTCCCCAAATTCGTACTAAAAGAGGGCAAGGAGTTTATTCAACATTTCGCTTTGTCGATTCGCCAGATTCATTTGGAAAAATCACAACAGGAGTTTTTTACGAAAAGGAGAGTTATCAGCAAAGAGAAAAGATAAAAAACCGAAAGCATTATGGACTTGATATATTCTATCAGCATGAAAATATCTTTACACCAAAAGAGAATATCTATAAAAACGATGGCCTTTATAGTGATATTCATAGCTATAATGATGTTGATTACTATAATCTGCAAAAACACAAAGAAATTGAGGGGGTAGAGTCTCAAATCACTTCAAGGCTCAATTATGTCTTTAGCTTTAATAAGCACTATTTTGGTATGTATATGAAATATTTCAAAGATAACCGCAAAACTCATAATGCTAATACTCTGCAACTTGTACCTTCGTTGCAGTATCATAAATATCGTACACAGTTTTTCAATCGTCACTTCTCTTATGATGTGGATATCAAGCTCAATCACTTTTATCGTGAAGAGGGACTAAATGCTCTTGAATATCGACTCAATATCCCTGTACGTTTTACTACCACTTTTTTTGATGACTTTCTAGGATTTTCTATAAGTGAAAATCTTTTTGCCAATTATGCTGATTACAATTTTGTTAACAAACATCTTAATAAAAAATGGAAAAATAACTATATCTATCGCAATCAACACCAAATATCTTTCTATAGCGATCTTTTTAAAAATTATAAAGATTTTTTTCATATACTCCATCTTGATACAACCTTCTACATCCCTAGTTTTGAAAAGATACGAGGAGATCAAGCGCCTTTTATTAATATTGGTAATAATGCGAAAAAAGTGGTTTTAAGTCTGAGTGAATATTTTTACGATAAAACTGGAGAAGAGATGTTGTATCATAGACTCGTACAGCCAATTAATTATGATGAACAAGATAAACTCGATGATCTTGAAAACGAAATAGGAGTGAAATTTGATAATGGATTGGCTTTTAATACTGATATCTTCTATTCTCACAACCGTTCTATATTGAGTGAAGCTGTGACTACAGCCAGTTACAAAGATGATTTACAAGAGCTGTTCTTATCGCACTTTTACAAAAATAGAGTAAAAGGTGAAAGAGATTCTCATTTCATACGGTTTATAGGTAGTCGTAATTTATCAAAAAAATATAAACTATTTGCTACAATAGATTACGATTTAAAAGATGGCACATCACGCAATTGGAGTATTGGCTGGGGGATGCGAAAAAAGTGTTGGAGTTATGAGATAAGTTATAAAGAGGAGGTATTGCCAACTCTCACAAGAGAGGGTAGTAGATCGTATGAAAACAATACAATCTATTTTCGGTTGGAGTTTTATCCGCTGGGTGGTTTTTCTAAATCTATCATTGATACAGTGAGCGAAAGGGCATTATAA
- a CDS encoding polyribonucleotide nucleotidyltransferase, whose protein sequence is MKCRFEFEMDNLKEIYEIGEVARQANGAVLLRSGKTVMLATVVLDEEPVEEDFLPLTVQYIEKSYAAGKIPGGFVKREQKPGDFETLTARVVDRALRPLFPKGFLYPVVITVMVLSADKESDLQVLALKAASAALYVSDIPIRQAVSGIRVAKIDEEVVFNPTLEQLKESTLDLYLAGTKDDLLMIEMASLGTYRTEVVPTTPVDPFMDPTLAEEVIMIKEPNEVDEEELVKLIEEGKKLLNRECEEYEKYFIESAKPMRELPLASETIDENIWIYIDEIYKEDIKDAVTAMAKSERNQLLRDIAKKIAEDDVAKEQGWEFEIIYKVVEKYKRKIVREMILNERKRADGRGLKDVRPIDIKTNILPAAHGSCLFTRGETQALVVCTIGEKTDAQMFENLTSSGPEYEHFMVHYNFPPFSVGEAKPIGAPGRRELGHGNLARRALEPVVDVPEEKTYRLVSEILESNGSSSMATVCGGALALRAANIELADLVAGVAMGLVVEDERYAILTDIMGLEDHDGDMDFKVAGTHKGVTAMQMDIKLGGIKPEILKEALGQAKEARLHILEIMKKAENEIEINEENLPTTETIFVHPSKVAEIIGQAGKTIKEIIEKFEVTVDIDREKGKVRVTGKSKPKVVAACEHIENITSKPTPEPVKFTSGEILKGRVKRTTSFGAFVELPGGVDGLLHISKLSSGRVERVEDVVESGDEVEVEVLSQKGHKIELALKQVIKKNG, encoded by the coding sequence ATGAAGTGCAGATTTGAGTTTGAAATGGATAATCTCAAAGAGATTTATGAAATAGGAGAAGTGGCACGCCAAGCCAATGGTGCAGTGCTGCTACGCAGTGGTAAAACTGTTATGCTTGCAACTGTGGTATTAGATGAAGAGCCTGTAGAGGAAGACTTTTTGCCACTGACTGTGCAATATATTGAAAAAAGCTATGCAGCAGGGAAGATTCCAGGAGGATTTGTCAAAAGAGAGCAAAAACCAGGTGACTTTGAAACACTTACAGCAAGAGTCGTAGATAGGGCACTCCGCCCCCTCTTTCCAAAAGGCTTTTTATATCCTGTAGTAATTACTGTTATGGTACTGAGTGCAGATAAAGAGAGTGATTTACAAGTTTTAGCACTGAAAGCTGCTAGTGCTGCTCTATATGTTTCAGATATACCTATTCGTCAAGCAGTAAGTGGAATACGCGTTGCTAAAATAGATGAAGAAGTGGTATTTAATCCAACTTTAGAGCAACTCAAAGAGAGTACACTTGATCTTTATCTTGCAGGAACGAAAGATGATCTTCTTATGATCGAAATGGCTTCTTTGGGAACATATAGAACAGAAGTGGTACCTACTACGCCAGTAGATCCATTCATGGATCCGACGCTAGCTGAAGAGGTTATTATGATAAAAGAGCCCAATGAAGTTGATGAAGAGGAGCTTGTAAAACTCATTGAAGAGGGTAAAAAACTTCTTAACCGTGAGTGTGAGGAGTATGAGAAATATTTCATTGAATCTGCTAAACCGATGCGAGAACTTCCTCTAGCATCTGAGACGATTGATGAAAATATTTGGATCTATATTGATGAGATCTATAAAGAGGATATAAAAGATGCAGTAACTGCTATGGCAAAAAGTGAGCGCAATCAATTGCTTCGTGATATTGCGAAAAAAATTGCTGAAGATGATGTAGCCAAAGAGCAGGGATGGGAATTTGAGATCATCTATAAAGTAGTAGAAAAGTATAAAAGAAAAATCGTACGCGAAATGATCCTCAATGAAAGAAAAAGAGCTGATGGAAGAGGGCTCAAAGATGTAAGACCTATCGATATCAAAACAAATATTCTCCCAGCAGCCCATGGATCATGCCTCTTTACACGCGGTGAGACGCAGGCACTAGTGGTGTGTACTATTGGAGAAAAAACCGATGCACAAATGTTTGAAAACCTTACGAGCAGTGGTCCAGAGTATGAGCATTTTATGGTGCACTATAACTTTCCTCCATTTAGTGTAGGTGAGGCGAAACCAATTGGTGCTCCTGGACGTAGAGAACTTGGACATGGAAATTTAGCAAGACGAGCGTTAGAGCCTGTAGTAGATGTACCAGAAGAGAAAACGTACAGACTTGTATCAGAGATTTTAGAATCAAATGGATCCTCATCTATGGCAACAGTATGCGGTGGTGCTCTTGCTCTGCGTGCAGCAAATATTGAGCTTGCGGATCTCGTGGCTGGAGTTGCAATGGGACTTGTTGTCGAAGATGAGCGCTACGCGATCCTTACAGATATTATGGGGCTAGAAGATCATGATGGAGATATGGATTTTAAAGTTGCAGGAACACACAAAGGCGTAACTGCTATGCAGATGGATATTAAGCTAGGTGGAATTAAGCCCGAAATATTAAAAGAGGCTTTAGGTCAGGCTAAAGAGGCAAGGCTCCATATTCTAGAAATCATGAAAAAAGCTGAAAATGAGATAGAGATCAATGAAGAGAATTTACCAACAACTGAGACGATTTTTGTCCATCCGAGTAAAGTAGCAGAGATTATTGGGCAAGCAGGAAAAACTATCAAAGAGATCATCGAAAAATTTGAGGTAACCGTCGATATCGATAGAGAGAAAGGAAAAGTGCGGGTTACCGGAAAAAGCAAGCCAAAAGTTGTAGCTGCGTGTGAACATATTGAAAATATTACTAGTAAACCTACCCCTGAGCCTGTGAAATTTACTTCTGGAGAAATTCTCAAAGGAAGAGTCAAACGTACTACATCCTTTGGAGCATTCGTAGAGCTTCCAGGTGGTGTTGATGGATTGCTACATATCTCCAAACTCTCTTCTGGTCGTGTTGAAAGAGTAGAAGATGTAGTTGAGAGTGGAGACGAAGTAGAAGTAGAGGTACTTAGCCAAAAAGGGCATAAAATAGAGCTTGCTTTGAAGCAAGTTATCAAGAAAAATGGGTAA
- a CDS encoding spherulation-specific family 4 protein, which translates to MGKIFFFLLLSMTLFAAEGLLIPFYHYPLLENDKEIDKLLTYKRKYPQIEFFVIVNPANGDFRSEQYNFASMIDRLHEANITILGYVYTKYAARNPEDVKKRIDAWEKFYKKWGVEGIFFDEVNSSNKAFVYYRDLCTYARKKFPLIVLNPGTTIARQYEKIADIIVVHESNVLPMEKDDINKSALLLYDIQEFNITQPLLQRFRYIYITDHNGSNPWERLSLHMDKLLQVLEEKKRLFQ; encoded by the coding sequence ATGGGTAAAATTTTTTTCTTCTTGCTTCTGAGCATGACTCTTTTTGCTGCAGAGGGGCTTCTTATTCCCTTCTATCACTATCCTCTGCTTGAAAATGATAAAGAGATTGATAAACTTCTCACATATAAAAGAAAATATCCTCAAATAGAGTTTTTTGTCATTGTTAATCCAGCTAATGGAGATTTCAGATCTGAACAGTACAACTTTGCTTCTATGATCGATAGATTACATGAAGCAAATATTACTATCTTGGGTTATGTATACACAAAATATGCTGCGAGGAATCCCGAAGATGTTAAAAAGCGTATAGATGCATGGGAAAAGTTTTATAAAAAATGGGGTGTAGAGGGTATTTTTTTTGATGAAGTAAATAGTAGTAATAAAGCTTTTGTATATTACCGAGATCTGTGCACTTATGCACGCAAAAAATTTCCTCTCATTGTGCTCAATCCAGGTACGACTATTGCACGCCAATATGAAAAGATAGCTGATATTATTGTGGTGCATGAATCAAATGTATTACCTATGGAAAAAGATGATATCAATAAAAGTGCATTACTACTCTATGATATACAAGAGTTTAACATTACGCAACCTTTACTGCAGAGATTTCGTTATATTTATATTACTGATCACAATGGTAGTAATCCTTGGGAGAGACTTTCTTTACATATGGATAAGCTTTTGCAAGTTTTAGAGGAAAAAAAGCGGCTTTTTCAATAA
- a CDS encoding uroporphyrinogen-III synthase, with protein sequence MTIYILSDSDVKGAKKLPLIKQIPLVSSIEVDGFDYLIFTSKNSVKIINHFNPLWKKIPALAIGKATAKTIEQLGGKVIYKAKSFYGEDFAKEIAQRFDKNSRFLLVRGKKSLSDIKGILSQHGISIDEKIIYQTVCEECKSLDKPEKGATIIFSSPSTIECFFRCFTWDPSYQAAVIGTKTAAYMPADISYKLFSQKSLQEIVDIIGNS encoded by the coding sequence GTGACTATTTATATCCTCTCTGATAGTGATGTTAAGGGAGCTAAAAAGCTCCCCCTCATCAAACAGATTCCACTTGTTTCTTCTATTGAGGTAGACGGTTTTGATTATCTAATTTTTACTTCCAAAAATAGCGTAAAAATTATCAATCATTTTAATCCCCTTTGGAAAAAGATTCCAGCTTTAGCTATTGGAAAAGCCACTGCAAAGACTATAGAGCAGTTGGGTGGTAAAGTTATATATAAGGCAAAGAGTTTTTATGGCGAGGATTTTGCCAAAGAGATAGCTCAAAGATTTGATAAAAATAGTCGGTTTCTTTTAGTGCGAGGGAAAAAGAGTCTCAGTGATATCAAAGGAATTTTATCACAACATGGAATCAGTATTGATGAAAAGATAATTTATCAGACAGTTTGTGAAGAGTGCAAATCACTTGATAAGCCAGAAAAAGGTGCAACAATCATCTTCTCTTCTCCTTCGACTATTGAGTGCTTCTTTCGCTGTTTTACATGGGATCCTAGCTACCAAGCAGCTGTAATAGGTACTAAAACTGCTGCGTATATGCCAGCAGATATTTCCTATAAGCTCTTTTCACAAAAGAGTTTACAAGAGATTGTTGATATTATAGGTAATTCCTAA
- a CDS encoding MlaD family protein has product MKIEAKVGLFVAIGLVFLFLLTTQVNKFSNLGKKGYEIYALLDDASGLEKNAKVKIKGVDVGFVKDLGLEGAKVKALLFIFEGVKIPQDSIIVLQQQSLLGTKYLAIEPGSSTEYVQKGQTLQRQKEFVSFDQTSTTINDAAKEFKSFIAELRKSIAGASGEDLKKSIENLQEITQNLKELIKKNHDNISASIENIKKMGEELAAAGKKFGNMSDKFAYTADSINKDLPKILQRVDEITLYLRDSGKDLKDKLPILMDRFATIEEDLQDILKNNKQPLSRAIKSADNFFSSGSSSFKKLDNYLAAIGKSQIDVNFNSFYMIDDNYNKNSFSVSYIPTPNKYYILGIVSMDDYSQKDKNGNFIPPKKHEDAAYYVNAEYARRYANLRFRLGLIENTGGVGLDYYLFNDKGEASVDLYDFNAVNDVRGDEPHLTLRYRHRFLKHLDAYIGADNILNDKCRNFFVGMGLDFVDEDMKYLLGTVSGAGSFIK; this is encoded by the coding sequence TTGAAAATTGAAGCAAAAGTTGGGCTTTTTGTTGCTATAGGATTAGTGTTTTTATTTTTACTGACTACACAAGTAAATAAATTTTCCAATTTAGGTAAAAAAGGGTATGAAATTTATGCATTGCTTGATGATGCAAGTGGATTAGAGAAAAATGCGAAAGTAAAAATCAAGGGTGTAGATGTTGGATTTGTTAAAGATCTTGGACTTGAGGGCGCAAAAGTCAAAGCCTTACTTTTTATTTTTGAAGGTGTAAAAATTCCTCAAGACTCTATAATTGTTTTACAGCAGCAAAGTCTCTTGGGAACAAAATATTTAGCAATAGAGCCTGGAAGTTCAACAGAGTATGTGCAAAAAGGTCAAACGCTCCAAAGGCAAAAAGAGTTTGTATCTTTTGATCAAACTTCTACTACTATTAACGATGCAGCTAAAGAGTTCAAGAGCTTTATAGCAGAGTTACGCAAATCGATCGCTGGCGCAAGTGGGGAAGATCTCAAAAAAAGTATAGAGAATTTGCAAGAAATCACGCAAAACCTCAAAGAACTTATTAAAAAAAATCACGATAATATAAGTGCAAGTATAGAGAATATTAAAAAAATGGGTGAGGAGTTGGCTGCTGCTGGTAAGAAGTTTGGAAACATGAGTGATAAATTTGCCTACACTGCAGATAGCATCAATAAAGATCTTCCAAAAATATTGCAGCGTGTAGATGAAATCACACTCTATCTACGAGATAGTGGAAAGGATCTTAAAGATAAACTCCCTATACTTATGGACAGATTTGCCACAATTGAAGAAGATCTGCAAGATATCCTCAAAAACAATAAACAACCGCTCTCTCGTGCAATAAAATCTGCAGATAACTTTTTTAGTAGTGGAAGTAGCTCTTTTAAAAAGCTTGACAATTACCTTGCAGCTATAGGAAAGAGCCAAATAGATGTAAATTTTAACAGTTTCTATATGATTGATGATAATTACAATAAAAACAGTTTCAGTGTGAGTTATATTCCGACACCTAATAAATACTATATTTTAGGAATTGTATCAATGGATGATTATTCGCAAAAAGATAAAAACGGAAATTTCATTCCTCCAAAGAAGCATGAAGATGCAGCCTATTATGTGAATGCAGAGTATGCGAGAAGATATGCAAATTTGCGTTTTCGTTTAGGACTGATAGAAAATACCGGAGGAGTAGGACTAGATTACTATCTTTTTAATGATAAGGGAGAGGCTTCGGTTGATCTTTACGATTTTAATGCCGTAAATGACGTAAGAGGAGATGAACCCCATCTAACACTGCGTTATCGCCATAGATTTCTCAAGCATTTAGATGCCTATATTGGTGCAGATAATATTTTGAATGATAAATGTCGTAACTTTTTTGTAGGCATGGGGCTCGATTTTGTGGATGAAGACATGAAGTATCTTTTAGGAACAGTTAGTGGGGCAGGATCGTTTATCAAATGA
- the guaA gene encoding glutamine-hydrolyzing GMP synthase, whose protein sequence is MKQVPIVILDFGSQYTQLIARRLREVGVYCEIYPYFEDIEKIKEKSPQGIIFSGGPASVYEPDAPRVDKAIYDLGLPILGICYGMQLITVDFGGEVIRALHHEYGKAKLYFDPIHGHVSPLFEGTKDGQVVWMSHGDKVEELPEGFVRIAHTDNSPYAAIANEQKQIYALQFHPEVSHSEEGQKILENFARRICKIESKWDMGHFAKEQIEKIRKQVGNDKVLCALSGGVDSSVVTALLYEAIGDQLIPVFVDNGLLREGEREKVEHVFKNMLQVPLVVIDGQKKFLEALKGVTEPEQKRKIIGHTFIELFEEEAKKHKDVKYLAQGTLYPDVIESVSVKGPSETIKSHHNVGGLPDWMQFELIEPLRELFKDEVRKLGLELGLPREMVYRHPFPGPGLAIRILGEVNEESLQLVRRADTILLEEIKAHGLYEKLWQSFAVLLNVKSVGVMGDKRTYENTVALRIVESSDGMTATFAHIPHDLLELISNRIINEVDGINRVVYDITSKPPGTIEWE, encoded by the coding sequence ATGAAGCAAGTTCCTATTGTAATTCTCGATTTTGGTTCACAATATACGCAACTTATTGCAAGAAGACTCAGAGAAGTTGGGGTTTATTGTGAGATATATCCCTATTTTGAAGATATTGAAAAGATCAAAGAAAAATCCCCGCAAGGAATTATTTTTAGTGGAGGACCTGCAAGTGTTTATGAGCCTGACGCTCCAAGGGTAGATAAAGCGATATATGATTTGGGATTGCCAATACTTGGTATATGCTATGGCATGCAGCTGATTACTGTTGATTTTGGTGGAGAGGTGATCCGCGCGCTGCATCATGAGTATGGCAAGGCCAAACTCTATTTTGATCCTATTCACGGACACGTTTCACCCCTCTTTGAAGGTACAAAAGATGGGCAGGTTGTATGGATGAGTCACGGGGATAAAGTAGAAGAACTTCCTGAAGGTTTTGTACGGATAGCTCATACTGACAATTCTCCTTATGCAGCCATTGCTAATGAGCAAAAGCAAATTTATGCTTTGCAGTTTCATCCTGAGGTCTCGCACTCAGAAGAGGGACAAAAGATTTTAGAAAATTTTGCCCGTCGTATTTGTAAGATTGAGTCAAAATGGGATATGGGGCATTTTGCTAAAGAGCAAATAGAAAAGATCCGCAAGCAAGTCGGTAATGATAAAGTATTGTGCGCACTCAGTGGTGGTGTTGATAGCTCTGTTGTGACTGCACTGCTCTATGAAGCTATTGGAGATCAGCTTATTCCTGTGTTTGTAGACAATGGGCTCTTGCGTGAGGGTGAGAGAGAAAAAGTGGAGCATGTCTTTAAGAATATGCTTCAAGTGCCTCTTGTTGTTATCGATGGGCAAAAGAAATTTTTAGAGGCTCTCAAAGGTGTGACTGAGCCAGAGCAAAAACGTAAAATCATAGGCCACACATTTATTGAACTCTTTGAAGAGGAAGCTAAAAAGCATAAAGATGTGAAGTATCTTGCACAAGGAACGCTTTACCCTGATGTAATTGAGTCAGTTTCAGTTAAAGGGCCAAGTGAGACAATAAAATCGCATCACAATGTTGGAGGACTCCCAGATTGGATGCAGTTTGAGCTCATTGAGCCTTTACGTGAACTTTTTAAGGATGAAGTAAGAAAATTGGGTTTAGAGCTAGGATTACCAAGAGAGATGGTCTATCGTCATCCTTTCCCAGGACCGGGACTTGCAATCAGGATCTTAGGAGAAGTTAACGAAGAGTCTTTACAGCTTGTACGAAGGGCCGATACTATTTTGCTTGAAGAGATAAAAGCTCATGGGCTCTATGAGAAACTGTGGCAAAGTTTTGCGGTGTTGCTCAATGTCAAAAGCGTCGGAGTTATGGGTGATAAACGCACATATGAAAATACAGTAGCACTCAGAATTGTAGAGAGTAGTGATGGTATGACCGCAACCTTTGCCCATATACCTCATGATCTTTTAGAGCTTATTAGCAATCGTATCATTAATGAAGTAGATGGTATTAATCGCGTAGTCTATGATATTACTTCCAAACCGCCAGGAACAATAGAGTGGGAGTAG
- the purD gene encoding phosphoribosylamine--glycine ligase, with protein MKVMVVGSGGREYAIGLALKKDKNVEEIFFAPGNGATLELGENVEISDFEELAKFAGQRGIDLTVVGPEAPLVEGIVDIFRKYGLKIFGPTQKAALLEGSKIYMKNFLKKYNIPTARYIETSIMEEAAAFIDELTPPIVVKADGLCAGKGVIIAQSKEEAKEAAASMLSGEAFGPAGERVIVEEYLDGYELSIFAVCDGKNYKILPAAQDHKRLLDGDKGPNTGGMGAYAPTPLIDEELYKKIEERIIAPTIEGMAQEGVPYEGVLFAGLMIVGGEPYVLEYNVRFGDPECEVLMPLLKTPASELFYKAATKQLDSLDIEFYDKYAVGVVMASENYPYGKSKPSEIIIDEIVHKELAERAHICFAGVSLIEGKLYATGGRVLVCVGIGDSIKEARDYAYMLTGQVHFAGKKFRTDIAYQALQVNES; from the coding sequence ATGAAAGTCATGGTTGTAGGCAGTGGTGGCCGCGAATATGCAATAGGGTTAGCACTCAAAAAAGATAAAAATGTAGAAGAGATTTTTTTTGCTCCTGGAAATGGTGCCACCCTTGAACTTGGAGAAAATGTAGAGATAAGTGATTTTGAAGAATTGGCAAAATTCGCCGGGCAAAGAGGTATTGATTTAACTGTTGTAGGCCCTGAAGCACCATTGGTTGAAGGCATTGTAGATATCTTTAGAAAATATGGATTAAAAATTTTTGGCCCTACCCAAAAGGCTGCGCTTTTGGAAGGATCCAAAATTTATATGAAAAATTTTTTGAAAAAATATAATATTCCAACTGCACGCTATATCGAAACATCTATTATGGAAGAGGCTGCAGCGTTTATAGATGAGCTTACTCCTCCTATTGTAGTAAAAGCAGATGGATTGTGCGCTGGCAAGGGAGTTATTATTGCACAGAGCAAAGAAGAGGCAAAAGAAGCAGCTGCAAGTATGCTCAGTGGTGAAGCTTTCGGGCCTGCAGGGGAGAGAGTTATAGTTGAGGAGTATCTCGATGGGTATGAGTTGAGCATATTTGCTGTATGTGATGGAAAAAACTACAAAATACTTCCAGCAGCCCAAGATCATAAAAGACTTTTAGATGGAGATAAGGGGCCAAATACTGGCGGTATGGGAGCGTATGCACCAACGCCACTTATTGATGAAGAGCTCTATAAAAAGATTGAAGAGAGGATAATAGCACCTACCATTGAAGGAATGGCACAAGAGGGTGTCCCTTATGAAGGGGTGCTTTTTGCAGGACTCATGATAGTTGGTGGAGAGCCTTATGTACTTGAATATAATGTGCGCTTTGGAGATCCTGAGTGTGAAGTATTGATGCCACTTCTCAAAACTCCTGCAAGTGAGCTTTTTTATAAAGCTGCTACAAAACAGCTTGACTCATTAGATATTGAGTTTTATGATAAATATGCTGTAGGTGTGGTAATGGCAAGTGAAAACTATCCTTATGGCAAGAGTAAACCGAGTGAGATTATCATTGATGAAATAGTACACAAAGAACTTGCAGAGCGTGCCCATATCTGTTTTGCAGGAGTGAGTCTGATTGAAGGTAAACTCTATGCAACAGGTGGAAGAGTTTTGGTCTGTGTTGGAATTGGTGATAGTATCAAAGAAGCAAGAGATTATGCATATATGCTAACGGGACAGGTACATTTTGCAGGGAAAAAATTTAGAACAGATATCGCCTATCAAGCTTTGCAAGTAAATGAGTCCTAA
- a CDS encoding F0F1 ATP synthase subunit C, producing the protein MKKLMLLLVAFVGFAFAGEGESMIQAYSVLAAGVGLGIAAAGGGIGMGHTAAATIAGTARNPGLGGKLMTTMFIALAMIEAQVIYTLVIALIALYANPFLG; encoded by the coding sequence ATGAAAAAGTTGATGCTTTTGTTGGTTGCATTCGTAGGTTTCGCTTTTGCAGGTGAAGGTGAAAGCATGATTCAAGCTTACAGTGTACTTGCTGCTGGTGTTGGTCTTGGTATTGCTGCAGCTGGTGGTGGTATCGGTATGGGACATACTGCAGCTGCTACAATTGCTGGAACTGCTAGAAACCCAGGACTTGGTGGTAAGCTAATGACTACAATGTTCATTGCTCTAGCGATGATCGAAGCGCAAGTTATCTATACACTTGTTATTGCTCTTATTGCTCTTTACGCAAATCCTTTCTTGGGATAA
- a CDS encoding J domain-containing protein, translating into MRRDPVTLIHEALETLGLPPMVSYKEIKERYRELSKRYHPDRGDESEKMAQINHAYEILKNYIENYKFSFSQEEILKQFPFEEYVNKFRF; encoded by the coding sequence ATGAGACGAGATCCTGTGACACTTATCCATGAAGCTTTAGAGACATTGGGGCTTCCTCCAATGGTTTCTTATAAAGAGATAAAAGAGCGTTATCGAGAACTGAGCAAGCGCTATCATCCTGATAGAGGAGATGAGAGCGAAAAAATGGCGCAAATTAACCATGCATATGAGATACTTAAAAACTATATTGAAAATTATAAATTTAGTTTTTCCCAAGAGGAGATTTTAAAACAGTTTCCTTTTGAAGAGTATGTAAATAAATTTAGATTCTGA